A single genomic interval of Limisphaerales bacterium harbors:
- a CDS encoding DUF4832 domain-containing protein: MRGVNEGVAPFYYPWPVKLAWLDAKGAFVSEMKLQDDIRTWLPGQFQFGATFNVPEQAGVYQLGVGVIDPWKKKPAIRFANQLTLKSGWAILGQVEVGSN; this comes from the coding sequence GTGCGAGGGGTTAATGAAGGCGTAGCTCCTTTCTACTATCCTTGGCCGGTGAAGCTGGCATGGTTGGATGCGAAAGGGGCTTTCGTATCCGAGATGAAACTACAGGACGACATTCGAACATGGTTGCCCGGTCAATTTCAATTTGGTGCGACTTTCAATGTTCCCGAGCAAGCCGGTGTCTACCAATTGGGTGTTGGAGTGATTGATCCTTGGAAAAAGAAACCTGCAATTCGGTTTGCTAATCAATTAACCTTAAAAAGTGGTTGGGCGATCCTGGGTCAAGTTGAGGTGGGCTCAAATTAG
- a CDS encoding beta-galactosidase, with translation MRHRSPILFFSIILLGLIPSSFVPADEAKPSAVGFEIRRPAAAPGPLDNPLKGYCLYTNAGKIHRPYSMVFQYISWRELEPVEGKYTFEDWEKRDWNHPRAKDKHLVLRVYVDYPSKPSGLPKWLRAKGVKESAYREYGGGKSPDYNHPQMVEAMERFIAALGKRYNTHPRVAYIQLGLLGFWGEWHTYPRLELFASEATQHRILKAYQKAFPDKQLMARYADGVLAKYKGIGFHDDMFPEDTDNGEDWSFLARMRRGGHADGWKQNVVGGEMVPHAAQKWLGNQWAHTQEMISRSHFSWIGPYGPALDENVSLNLQARSDQLVRKMGYQFRFTEVRHSKRLL, from the coding sequence ATGAGGCACCGTTCGCCGATTCTTTTTTTTAGCATCATTCTCTTGGGTTTGATTCCGAGTTCGTTTGTGCCAGCGGATGAAGCGAAACCGTCTGCGGTCGGCTTTGAGATTCGCCGACCTGCGGCCGCGCCGGGGCCACTCGATAATCCGCTTAAGGGGTATTGTCTCTACACCAATGCCGGTAAAATTCATCGCCCTTATTCCATGGTGTTCCAATACATTTCATGGAGGGAGCTGGAGCCGGTTGAAGGGAAATATACCTTTGAGGATTGGGAGAAAAGGGACTGGAACCACCCCAGAGCTAAGGATAAGCATCTTGTGCTTCGGGTGTATGTGGATTACCCCAGCAAACCCTCCGGATTGCCTAAGTGGTTGCGCGCTAAGGGCGTGAAGGAAAGCGCTTACCGGGAATACGGTGGCGGTAAGAGTCCGGATTATAACCATCCTCAAATGGTCGAGGCCATGGAGCGTTTCATAGCGGCTTTGGGCAAACGGTATAATACCCATCCGCGCGTCGCTTATATTCAGTTGGGTTTACTCGGCTTTTGGGGAGAGTGGCACACGTATCCCCGTTTGGAATTGTTTGCTTCCGAGGCGACCCAACATCGGATTCTAAAGGCGTATCAAAAGGCTTTTCCCGACAAGCAACTGATGGCTCGGTATGCCGATGGAGTACTGGCCAAATACAAAGGGATCGGGTTCCACGACGATATGTTTCCCGAGGATACGGATAATGGAGAGGATTGGTCATTTTTGGCGCGCATGCGTCGGGGCGGTCATGCTGACGGCTGGAAACAGAACGTGGTCGGCGGCGAAATGGTGCCGCACGCCGCGCAGAAATGGTTGGGGAATCAATGGGCTCATACTCAGGAGATGATTAGCCGTTCTCACTTTTCCTGGATTGGCCCTTATGGGCCGGCTTTGGACGAGAATGTTTCACTTAACTTACAGGCTCGCAGTGATCAGTTGGTCCGAAAGATGGGCTATCAATTTCGGTTCACTGAGGTCCGTCATTCAAAACGGTTGCTCTAG
- a CDS encoding DUF1552 domain-containing protein, producing the protein MTYKRRQFLRDLSLGGGSLAMAPFLHSLRVHAAGHAAAFPKRFVFVVKSSGIDKFNLVPDGLTNHFVDEKSGQKLGNRSRRDGALVDVPLAKHKLPAKLATLEKFKDRMTIIQSLSGVGFRGNHTKGFGTLSLHDSEKVAVAPTLDCLLGQHLSTGPYPMYGMAMNGQLLESAGWKPEDSYCYPNLSAYGAAKPVAYQGSPRKAFLELFSAAVESPEQLKKKIALNGNLMDFLGQDARRVEKQLSGDDKERFALYLESFDALRKIEEKKAALTDQVRKHAPKLNDRYDSTAPSARIESHFEIASAALIAGLTNVITLRPDTLGVKYSELKLTNSVHALGHLQENKASNGWIGHQARMEVEKLHLKQIAKMAEKFASIPEGNGTMLDNTMIVYMSCSSGDHHCAGHDWPFVLLGGLDQKLNMGRYLEYPKYGAEGHRTVGNLYLALMQAAGMKSPETFGQPDSNLKHLNLKGPLEEFLA; encoded by the coding sequence ATGACCTACAAACGACGACAATTTCTCCGGGACCTATCACTGGGCGGCGGCTCATTGGCCATGGCGCCGTTCCTACATTCCCTGCGGGTTCACGCGGCCGGCCACGCGGCGGCCTTTCCCAAACGATTTGTCTTTGTGGTGAAATCTTCGGGCATCGATAAATTCAATCTCGTGCCGGACGGCTTAACCAATCATTTCGTGGATGAAAAATCCGGCCAGAAACTGGGCAACCGGTCGCGCCGGGATGGGGCACTGGTGGATGTGCCGCTGGCGAAACACAAGCTGCCGGCAAAACTGGCGACTCTGGAGAAATTCAAGGATCGCATGACGATCATCCAGAGTTTGTCCGGCGTGGGCTTCCGCGGGAACCACACCAAGGGGTTCGGCACTCTGTCGCTGCATGACTCCGAGAAAGTCGCCGTCGCGCCCACGCTCGATTGCCTGCTCGGCCAGCATCTCTCCACGGGACCTTATCCAATGTACGGGATGGCGATGAACGGGCAATTGCTGGAGTCCGCCGGATGGAAGCCGGAAGATTCCTATTGTTATCCAAACCTCTCCGCCTACGGCGCGGCCAAGCCGGTCGCCTATCAGGGGTCGCCACGCAAGGCGTTCCTCGAGCTGTTCAGTGCCGCGGTGGAAAGTCCGGAGCAACTGAAAAAGAAAATCGCGCTGAACGGCAACCTCATGGATTTCCTGGGCCAAGATGCCCGACGCGTGGAAAAGCAACTGTCGGGTGACGACAAGGAACGCTTCGCGCTTTACCTGGAATCGTTTGATGCGCTTCGGAAGATTGAGGAAAAGAAAGCCGCGCTGACCGATCAGGTCCGCAAGCACGCGCCGAAACTGAACGATCGTTATGATTCCACGGCACCTTCCGCACGGATCGAATCGCACTTTGAGATCGCGTCCGCCGCGTTGATTGCCGGGCTGACCAATGTGATTACCCTGCGCCCTGATACCCTCGGCGTGAAATACTCCGAGCTGAAGCTCACAAACAGCGTCCACGCCCTCGGGCATTTGCAGGAGAATAAAGCCTCCAACGGCTGGATCGGACATCAGGCGCGCATGGAGGTGGAGAAGCTGCATCTCAAGCAGATCGCCAAAATGGCTGAGAAGTTCGCCAGCATCCCCGAAGGAAACGGGACGATGCTCGACAACACAATGATCGTCTACATGTCCTGTTCTTCAGGCGACCATCATTGCGCCGGTCATGACTGGCCGTTTGTTCTTCTCGGCGGTCTGGATCAGAAGCTGAACATGGGACGTTATCTGGAATATCCGAAGTATGGAGCCGAAGGACATCGCACTGTCGGCAACCTGTACCTCGCCTTGATGCAGGCCGCCGGGATGAAGTCTCCCGAAACCTTTGGCCAACCGGACTCGAATTTGAAGCACCTCAATTTGAAGGGCCCCTTGGAAGAGTTCCTGGCGTAA